A single window of Marinobacter sp. LA51 DNA harbors:
- a CDS encoding transporter substrate-binding domain-containing protein: MKKLIVAASCALAMAAGAVQAKDWKEIRIAFDVPYEPFEYKDENGELTGFEVELAEAMCAEMKADCEFVIQSWDGMIPGLLARKFDAIMSSMSITPERAERVLFSEPYYNTPGGWFAPEAFNTDVTDMDAMKGKVVGVQRGTTMDTFVTENMGGIVTIKRYTTADDMVLDLEGQRLDVVFVDYPVGEQTVLSKDGFKEVGEPVKLGEGVGVAMRQRDKDLAGKVNATLKKLKNDGTYDTIMQKYFNYDIKM; encoded by the coding sequence ATGAAAAAACTGATTGTTGCAGCAAGTTGCGCACTGGCCATGGCGGCCGGAGCCGTCCAGGCCAAAGACTGGAAGGAAATCCGCATTGCCTTTGACGTGCCTTACGAGCCGTTTGAGTACAAAGACGAAAATGGCGAGCTGACCGGCTTCGAAGTTGAGCTGGCCGAAGCCATGTGTGCCGAGATGAAAGCGGACTGCGAATTCGTTATTCAATCCTGGGACGGCATGATTCCTGGCCTGCTGGCTCGCAAATTCGACGCCATCATGTCTTCCATGTCCATCACTCCGGAGCGCGCCGAGCGCGTACTGTTCTCCGAGCCGTACTACAACACCCCGGGTGGCTGGTTCGCGCCTGAAGCCTTTAACACCGACGTCACCGACATGGACGCCATGAAGGGCAAGGTAGTCGGCGTTCAGCGTGGCACCACCATGGACACCTTCGTTACCGAGAACATGGGCGGAATCGTAACCATCAAGCGTTACACCACTGCCGACGACATGGTTCTGGACCTCGAAGGCCAGCGCCTGGACGTGGTTTTTGTTGATTACCCGGTAGGCGAGCAGACCGTACTGAGCAAAGACGGCTTCAAAGAAGTTGGCGAGCCGGTCAAGCTGGGTGAAGGCGTAGGTGTTGCCATGCGTCAGCGTGACAAGGACCTGGCTGGTAAAGTGAACGCTACCCTGAAGAAACTGAAGAATGATGGCACCTACGACACCATCATGCAGAAGTACTTCAACTACGACATCAAGATGTAA
- a CDS encoding efflux RND transporter permease subunit, with protein MTRRLLNCRRLLGMVVTMLCLLGIAAYSTMPRQEDPSFPYRAGMVSVNYPGASADAVERLVLQPLVDELRQVEEVDFSEGTARTGVALVKLRLNDAIYDTDPAWDRVRLAMERARNDFPDDVGQMELDDRLIDIPAIVLAVAGGPSVTELTDVAERLKSNLSDIQGVSRIDLEGDADEQITLALDDAALFRLGISPARVLDTLARRNQTIPGGFVVSDGRRLSILPNSEFADIEAIRATPIELPDGSQVPLAAAADVWRGPVEPRQPETWYDGERVVLVSLIMEEGATDAIRFGERVRERVEAIRGEFEPYEIREMFFQPDKVEQRLDNLAWSLVLSVLIIVAVVFTGMGIRMGLLVASILPMVALISIGLYDLGGGVLHQIAVIGMVISLGILIDNAIVIVENIQGHLDQGMRRLDSLRTAVGELAGPLGASTGTTLAAFAPLLLSKGGAADFTRGVPVMIMLTLSVSYLLAISAVPLLAARFLKPRRNVGSDRLVGLAQFLGSLVSRYPGRLIAAGVLLVSVSVAMTPFMAQQFFPNADRPRVIVELYMPEGTDQERTAEAASDLERMIRTQPKAVEVHRFVGFTGPSFYYNLQRAPQAPNRARLVIRTPTLADTTEIIRWVRAHVNDEMPELDVSVGILGQGPPRAAPVAVRVYHASDIIRSEAVEQIFGILRQAEGTVDVRHDLDIGVPSIAINVDDATAARYGLTRADVAQSLYGQSFGVVAERYRQEEDPIPLVLRSREGTALSLSRLLSVNIYNDRGDAVPLSAVASVETTWEPAVRYLRDGVRMNTVTANLQAGYGFNAALESMYAALEENPLPEGTRIALGGDAEGSGDANSALLTAAPIGVLLLLFFLLLQFNSFRRVGIILLTVPLATVGIFPGLVLSNSPFGFQSLLGVIALVGIVVNNAIVLLDVMDRQLAAGEGIRDAVRKAVEQRTRPILLTTATTVAGLLPLAFSSSTLWPPMAWAIISGLLASTVLTLLVIPAVCTQLIKAPVPEPENAPA; from the coding sequence ATGACTCGCCGACTGCTGAATTGCCGCCGGCTGCTCGGCATGGTGGTCACCATGCTGTGTTTGCTGGGGATCGCGGCCTACAGCACCATGCCGCGCCAGGAAGATCCGTCGTTTCCCTATCGGGCCGGCATGGTCTCGGTGAACTATCCCGGTGCCAGTGCTGATGCGGTAGAGCGCCTGGTGCTCCAGCCCCTGGTTGATGAGCTGCGCCAGGTGGAAGAGGTGGACTTCAGCGAAGGCACGGCACGGACCGGGGTGGCCCTGGTCAAGCTGCGTCTGAACGACGCCATTTACGATACCGATCCGGCCTGGGATCGGGTCCGGCTCGCCATGGAGCGGGCCAGGAATGACTTCCCGGACGACGTTGGTCAGATGGAACTGGACGACCGGCTGATCGACATCCCGGCCATAGTGTTGGCGGTGGCTGGTGGCCCCTCGGTTACTGAATTGACCGATGTTGCCGAGCGCCTGAAAAGCAATCTTTCCGATATTCAGGGCGTATCGCGTATTGATCTTGAAGGCGACGCCGATGAGCAGATTACCCTGGCGCTGGATGACGCTGCCCTGTTTCGCCTGGGTATCTCGCCAGCCCGGGTATTGGACACCCTGGCCCGGCGCAATCAAACCATTCCCGGCGGTTTTGTGGTGTCAGACGGCCGTCGGCTGTCCATCCTGCCGAACAGCGAATTTGCCGATATTGAGGCCATTCGCGCCACGCCCATAGAACTCCCGGACGGCTCTCAGGTGCCCCTGGCGGCTGCCGCCGATGTCTGGCGTGGGCCGGTGGAACCTCGCCAGCCAGAGACCTGGTACGACGGCGAACGGGTAGTACTGGTCTCCCTCATCATGGAGGAGGGCGCCACCGACGCCATCCGGTTTGGTGAACGGGTGCGGGAACGGGTGGAAGCCATTCGTGGGGAGTTCGAGCCTTACGAGATTCGCGAGATGTTCTTCCAGCCCGACAAGGTCGAGCAGCGCCTGGATAACCTGGCCTGGAGTCTGGTGCTGTCGGTGCTGATTATTGTCGCGGTGGTGTTCACCGGTATGGGCATCCGCATGGGCCTGCTGGTGGCGTCGATTCTTCCGATGGTGGCATTGATCAGTATTGGTCTGTACGACCTCGGCGGCGGGGTGCTGCACCAGATTGCGGTGATCGGCATGGTCATCTCCCTGGGTATTCTCATTGATAACGCCATTGTTATCGTCGAAAACATCCAGGGTCATCTGGACCAGGGCATGCGGCGACTGGATTCCCTGCGCACCGCCGTTGGCGAGCTGGCCGGGCCACTCGGCGCCTCCACCGGAACCACCCTGGCGGCCTTCGCGCCCCTGCTGTTATCCAAGGGCGGTGCCGCCGACTTTACTCGGGGCGTACCGGTGATGATCATGCTGACTCTGTCAGTCAGCTACCTGCTCGCCATTTCCGCGGTGCCCTTGCTGGCTGCCCGCTTCCTCAAGCCTCGCCGCAACGTTGGCAGTGATCGCCTGGTGGGTCTGGCCCAATTCCTGGGTAGCCTGGTGTCCCGCTATCCTGGCCGCCTGATTGCCGCCGGTGTTTTGCTGGTGTCCGTCAGTGTGGCGATGACACCGTTCATGGCCCAGCAGTTCTTCCCGAATGCCGATCGACCGCGGGTGATTGTGGAGCTGTATATGCCAGAAGGCACCGATCAGGAACGCACCGCAGAGGCCGCATCGGACCTGGAGCGGATGATCCGCACCCAGCCCAAAGCGGTGGAAGTGCACCGGTTTGTTGGCTTCACCGGCCCCAGTTTCTATTACAACCTGCAGCGTGCGCCGCAAGCGCCTAACAGAGCACGGTTGGTTATCCGGACGCCAACCCTGGCCGACACTACCGAGATCATCCGCTGGGTTCGTGCCCATGTGAACGATGAAATGCCGGAACTGGACGTCAGCGTCGGCATTCTCGGGCAGGGGCCACCCCGGGCGGCGCCGGTTGCTGTTCGTGTCTATCACGCCAGCGATATCATCCGGAGCGAGGCGGTGGAGCAGATCTTCGGGATCTTGCGCCAGGCAGAAGGCACAGTGGATGTCCGCCACGATCTGGATATTGGCGTACCGAGCATTGCGATCAACGTTGATGATGCCACGGCGGCCCGTTACGGCCTGACCCGGGCAGACGTCGCCCAGAGTCTCTATGGCCAGAGTTTCGGTGTGGTCGCCGAGCGCTACCGGCAGGAAGAAGATCCGATTCCTCTGGTTCTGAGATCGAGGGAGGGCACCGCGTTGTCGCTGTCACGATTGTTGTCGGTGAACATCTACAACGATCGCGGTGATGCGGTACCGCTGTCCGCGGTGGCCAGTGTTGAAACTACCTGGGAGCCGGCGGTGCGTTATCTGCGTGATGGTGTCCGGATGAACACGGTCACTGCCAACCTGCAGGCTGGTTACGGCTTCAATGCAGCCCTGGAAAGTATGTACGCGGCACTGGAAGAAAACCCGCTGCCGGAGGGCACCCGCATTGCGCTGGGAGGCGATGCCGAAGGCTCCGGCGACGCAAACAGCGCGTTGCTCACAGCGGCCCCCATCGGCGTGCTGTTGCTGCTGTTTTTCCTGCTGTTGCAGTTCAATTCCTTCCGCCGGGTCGGCATCATACTGTTAACGGTGCCGCTGGCCACGGTGGGCATCTTTCCGGGACTGGTGTTATCGAATTCGCCGTTTGGCTTCCAGTCGCTGCTGGGCGTGATCGCGCTGGTAGGTATTGTGGTGAATAACGCCATCGTGCTGCTGGATGTCATGGACCGGCAACTGGCGGCCGGTGAGGGCATTCGGGATGCGGTGCGAAAAGCGGTTGAACAGCGTACCCGGCCGATCCTGTTGACCACGGCCACAACCGTAGCCGGGTTGCTACCGCTGGCTTTTTCCAGCTCAACCCTTTGGCCACCCATGGCCTGGGCCATTATCTCCGGGCTGCTGGCCTCCACGGTTTTAACCCTGCTGGTAATCCCGGCGGTGTGCACGCAACTGATCAAGGCCCCGGTGCCTGAGCCTGAGAACGCGCCGGCCTGA
- a CDS encoding FCD domain-containing protein, with translation MAISQEISYRLERLILDGGLAPEQKIPSERQLASRLGVSRAVIREALHELQGRGVIETRHGKGSFVASMVPQTDTVDDHSPLMHLFEGHPRTLYDLLEVREQLEGQAAFLAAQRATGADRHRITKAFKALEETDPLSNARSDHSFHLAIVEASHNPVLVHVLSSLKNMMLMTVQASVANLNPRQEMRKKIVRQHRQLFEAVISSKPGVAQKAATAHVRFVSEALREMEKDGSQVIRMPIPPDNSTQQSHQSP, from the coding sequence ATGGCAATTTCCCAGGAAATTTCGTACCGACTCGAGCGGCTCATTCTTGATGGTGGGCTGGCACCGGAGCAGAAAATTCCGTCGGAACGCCAGTTGGCTTCCCGTCTGGGTGTATCCCGGGCCGTTATTAGGGAGGCTCTGCACGAACTGCAAGGCCGGGGTGTCATCGAAACCCGCCATGGTAAAGGGTCGTTCGTGGCCAGCATGGTTCCGCAAACAGATACCGTCGATGACCACAGCCCGCTCATGCACCTGTTTGAAGGCCACCCCCGCACGCTCTACGACTTGCTGGAAGTGCGCGAGCAGTTGGAAGGCCAGGCCGCGTTCCTGGCGGCCCAACGTGCCACCGGCGCAGACCGGCACCGGATCACCAAAGCCTTCAAGGCGCTGGAAGAAACCGACCCGCTCAGCAACGCGCGGTCAGATCACAGTTTTCACCTGGCAATCGTGGAAGCCTCGCACAATCCGGTTCTGGTGCACGTGCTTAGCAGCCTGAAAAACATGATGCTGATGACAGTCCAGGCCTCGGTGGCTAACCTGAACCCAAGACAGGAAATGCGGAAGAAGATCGTTCGCCAGCACCGGCAACTCTTTGAGGCCGTTATCTCCAGTAAACCCGGGGTGGCACAGAAGGCTGCCACGGCCCATGTCCGCTTTGTCAGTGAGGCGTTACGGGAGATGGAAAAGGACGGCAGCCAGGTCATCCGGATGCCGATCCCCCCGGATAATTCGACACAACAATCTCATCAGAGCCCTTAA
- a CDS encoding ABC transporter permease translates to MPDFIAQWLNQNEIFTAMTMVEYWNGLVSTVQLVFLSLVIGLVCAVPLAIMRTSRNPLVSLPVWLYTYLFRGTPLLIQLYIIYYGIAQIPGIQETFWWEIFREPFYPALLAFTLNTAAYTTEIIRGAIMSTPHGEIEAAKAYGMNWFMRMRRIILPSAARRAVQAYSNEVIFMLHSSAIASVVTIVDLTGAARNIYSRFYAPFDAFIFVALIYMMLTFILVFAFRKLENHLLRHQRPISN, encoded by the coding sequence ATGCCTGACTTTATCGCCCAATGGCTGAACCAGAACGAGATCTTTACCGCCATGACCATGGTGGAATACTGGAATGGTCTGGTTAGCACGGTTCAGCTGGTGTTCCTGTCGCTGGTAATCGGCCTTGTTTGCGCTGTGCCGCTGGCGATCATGCGCACCAGCCGCAACCCATTGGTTTCCTTGCCAGTATGGCTGTACACCTATCTGTTCCGTGGCACGCCGCTGCTGATTCAGCTGTACATCATCTATTACGGCATCGCGCAGATTCCAGGTATTCAGGAAACCTTCTGGTGGGAGATTTTCCGGGAGCCGTTCTATCCTGCGCTGCTTGCGTTCACTTTGAACACGGCGGCCTACACCACGGAAATCATCCGCGGTGCGATTATGTCTACACCCCATGGGGAGATTGAAGCGGCCAAGGCCTATGGCATGAACTGGTTCATGCGCATGCGTCGGATCATCTTGCCGAGTGCCGCCCGGCGCGCGGTTCAGGCCTACTCGAACGAGGTCATCTTCATGCTGCACTCGAGCGCGATTGCCAGCGTGGTGACCATTGTCGATCTGACCGGTGCGGCCCGGAATATCTATTCCCGGTTCTACGCGCCGTTCGATGCGTTCATCTTTGTAGCGCTGATCTACATGATGCTGACCTTTATTCTGGTGTTCGCGTTCCGCAAACTTGAGAACCATCTGTTGCGACATCAGCGTCCGATTAGCAACTGA
- the astE gene encoding succinylglutamate desuccinylase — protein sequence MTVYSDLFSDSFDWLSHTLNNATADVAEVRTELRDGTVIVRRALGILELTPAPGQSNPNNETLIVSAGVHGNETAPIEVLNGLVSELLNGDWQLACPLLLILGNPPAMVKGDRFLDANMNRLFHGAHQKPEYQGLPEAARARQIESLCRDFKASHSGQLSHYDLHTAIRPSQREKFALYPFVEGREVPAQQCEFLLEAEVETLLLQHKSGTTFSSFSSSQLGAESFTVELGKVRPFGQNDLSRFTGIRDALRRRFRGEPAPQPASATFERLTVFEVVHEILNTGPGFVFHVPDDVANFTEYAPGTVIWEDESTTYRVGDQAESIVFPNRDVPVGQRAGLLIRPR from the coding sequence ATGACTGTTTACTCGGATCTGTTTTCTGATTCGTTTGACTGGCTCAGTCACACCCTCAATAACGCCACGGCCGATGTGGCCGAAGTCCGCACCGAACTGCGGGATGGCACGGTCATTGTCCGTAGGGCTCTGGGCATTCTGGAGCTGACACCTGCCCCCGGCCAATCAAATCCTAACAATGAAACCCTGATAGTCTCCGCCGGCGTGCACGGCAACGAGACTGCACCTATTGAGGTGTTGAATGGCCTGGTCAGCGAGCTGCTGAACGGTGACTGGCAGCTGGCCTGTCCATTGTTGCTAATCCTGGGCAACCCGCCTGCCATGGTTAAAGGTGACCGGTTTCTGGATGCCAACATGAACCGACTGTTCCACGGAGCCCATCAAAAGCCCGAGTATCAGGGCCTGCCAGAAGCCGCGAGAGCACGACAGATTGAATCTCTATGTCGGGACTTTAAGGCCAGCCATTCCGGCCAGCTCTCACACTACGATCTGCACACGGCGATTCGGCCGTCCCAGCGGGAAAAGTTTGCGCTCTATCCGTTTGTGGAAGGTCGCGAGGTGCCGGCGCAGCAGTGTGAGTTTCTGTTAGAGGCTGAAGTCGAGACGCTGTTGCTGCAGCACAAATCGGGCACCACGTTTTCGTCGTTCTCGTCGTCTCAGCTGGGTGCCGAGAGTTTTACCGTGGAGCTGGGCAAGGTGCGTCCGTTCGGGCAGAACGATCTGAGCCGGTTTACCGGCATCCGTGATGCGCTAAGGCGTCGGTTCCGGGGCGAACCTGCGCCGCAACCGGCGAGTGCGACGTTTGAACGGCTAACGGTGTTTGAGGTGGTGCACGAGATTCTGAATACCGGCCCGGGGTTCGTTTTTCATGTGCCGGATGACGTGGCGAATTTTACCGAGTACGCACCGGGCACCGTCATATGGGAGGACGAATCCACCACCTACCGGGTTGGCGATCAGGCCGAGTCGATTGTATTTCCCAACAGAGACGTGCCTGTGGGCCAGCGAGCGGGCCTGCTGATCCGACCCCGGTAA
- the dctP gene encoding TRAP transporter substrate-binding protein DctP — MNTNDSARYYSEPAEAPPRRSFLKSVAVGAAFAGAMLMGAGQAQAATTWKIQSVWDAGTVGYDLFEEWCQSMEEKSGGELIFKPFPAKAVAADNNALFDAVRNGVLQGMNPFTLYWSGKIPASVFLSSYPAGPDQPHQWDTMFYSMGMLEKTREIYKKFGLFYVGPIQHDANIIHSKKPVNSLADLKGMKIRVPGGMVAEVFQQFGVSTVSLPGSDIFPALEKGTIDAADYVGPAVNWELGFSQVTDYIIFGPPGVMSIYQPVDLMDLTVSLRAWNSLDPKLQKLVEEEVRNYSQRHYLTIQKRNIAAMEKFKESGDTVTRLSQEDLQEFRRAAIPIWYKWANKDEDARAIFDMQLEYMMNETVGYINESDLEGVEGR, encoded by the coding sequence ATGAACACCAATGATAGTGCTCGATACTACAGCGAGCCTGCCGAGGCACCGCCTCGCAGGAGCTTTCTCAAGTCGGTTGCTGTTGGTGCCGCTTTTGCCGGCGCCATGTTGATGGGAGCGGGCCAAGCTCAGGCCGCGACCACCTGGAAAATCCAGTCAGTCTGGGACGCCGGTACGGTCGGCTACGACCTGTTCGAAGAATGGTGTCAGAGCATGGAGGAAAAATCCGGTGGCGAGCTGATATTCAAGCCGTTCCCGGCCAAGGCGGTTGCCGCCGACAACAATGCGCTGTTTGATGCCGTTCGCAATGGCGTTTTGCAGGGCATGAACCCATTTACCCTGTATTGGTCCGGCAAGATTCCGGCCTCGGTCTTCCTGTCTTCCTACCCCGCTGGGCCGGATCAGCCCCATCAGTGGGACACCATGTTTTACTCCATGGGGATGCTGGAAAAAACCCGAGAAATCTACAAGAAGTTCGGCCTGTTTTACGTTGGCCCTATCCAGCACGACGCCAACATTATTCACTCCAAGAAACCGGTCAATAGCCTGGCTGATCTTAAGGGCATGAAGATTCGTGTGCCCGGCGGCATGGTGGCCGAAGTGTTCCAGCAGTTTGGCGTATCCACTGTCAGTCTGCCGGGTTCTGACATTTTCCCGGCGCTCGAAAAGGGCACCATCGATGCAGCCGATTATGTTGGCCCGGCCGTGAACTGGGAACTGGGCTTTTCTCAGGTCACCGACTACATCATCTTCGGGCCGCCGGGGGTCATGTCGATATACCAGCCTGTGGACTTGATGGATCTGACCGTCAGCCTGCGTGCCTGGAATTCCCTGGATCCGAAGCTGCAAAAACTGGTGGAAGAAGAAGTGCGCAACTATTCCCAGCGACACTACCTGACCATCCAGAAACGAAACATCGCCGCTATGGAGAAGTTCAAGGAATCCGGCGATACCGTGACCCGCCTCAGTCAGGAAGACCTGCAGGAGTTCCGCCGCGCTGCGATTCCGATCTGGTACAAGTGGGCTAACAAAGATGAGGATGCCCGCGCCATCTTTGACATGCAGCTCGAATATATGATGAACGAGACCGTTGGCTACATTAATGAGTCAGACCTTGAGGGCGTTGAAGGTAGATAA
- a CDS encoding ABC transporter ATP-binding protein: protein MADKSPLICRDIHKTFDKHEVLKGISLETRKGDVVSLIGSSGSGKSTFLRCINLLETPTSGDIIVHGDPIRFTNNRKGERIPADNKQVEQIRSKLSMVFQGFNLWSHMTVLENIIEAPVNVLKVPKKEAIERAESYLQKVGIYERKDYYPAQMSGGQQQRAAIARALAMEPEVMLFDEPTSALDPELVGEVLKVMQSLAEEGRTMIVVTHEMAFARDVSSQVLFLHQGVIEEQGTPEKVFDNPDSERMKQFLAPNF from the coding sequence ATGGCGGACAAATCGCCTTTGATCTGCAGGGATATTCACAAGACTTTCGACAAGCATGAAGTGCTCAAGGGCATTTCACTGGAAACCCGCAAAGGCGATGTGGTTTCCCTGATCGGCAGTTCCGGCTCTGGCAAGAGCACCTTTCTGCGTTGTATCAACCTTCTGGAAACGCCTACCTCCGGCGACATTATTGTGCACGGCGACCCAATCCGGTTCACCAATAACCGCAAGGGCGAGCGTATTCCGGCTGATAACAAGCAGGTTGAACAGATCCGCTCGAAACTTTCCATGGTGTTCCAGGGCTTCAATCTTTGGTCTCACATGACCGTGCTGGAAAACATTATCGAAGCCCCGGTCAACGTGTTGAAAGTACCAAAGAAAGAGGCCATCGAGCGCGCCGAGTCCTACCTCCAGAAAGTCGGTATCTACGAGCGCAAGGATTACTACCCGGCGCAGATGTCTGGTGGTCAGCAGCAGCGTGCTGCCATTGCCCGCGCCCTGGCCATGGAGCCTGAGGTGATGCTGTTCGATGAACCCACCTCAGCCCTGGATCCGGAACTGGTGGGTGAAGTTCTGAAGGTTATGCAGAGTCTGGCCGAGGAAGGCAGGACCATGATCGTGGTCACCCACGAAATGGCGTTCGCAAGGGATGTTTCCAGTCAGGTCCTGTTCTTGCATCAGGGCGTGATTGAAGAACAAGGTACACCCGAAAAAGTGTTTGATAACCCGGACTCGGAACGCATGAAGCAGTTCCTTGCTCCCAACTTCTGA
- a CDS encoding ABC transporter permease yields MLDLKGYGPALLDGAIVTIELAFLSLALAVTLGLIGASSKLSSNRVAKGAATAYTTLIRGVPDLVMMLLFYYGGQVAVNNISDLLWEAYEVDFFFQFDPFISGVVTIGLIFGAYMTETFRGAFLAVETGQIEAARAYGFTRWHTFRRIIFPQMLRHALPGLGNNWQVLLKTTALVSIIGLTDMVRVAEEAAKAERMPFHFFIPVAFVYLALTAGSELFIKWLNKRANVGVVQGG; encoded by the coding sequence ATGCTCGATCTGAAAGGCTATGGCCCGGCACTACTGGACGGGGCAATCGTTACCATTGAATTGGCCTTCCTCTCGCTGGCCCTGGCAGTCACACTCGGACTGATTGGTGCCTCCTCCAAGCTGTCCAGCAACCGTGTCGCCAAAGGCGCCGCTACGGCCTATACCACGCTGATTCGCGGTGTGCCAGATCTGGTCATGATGCTGCTGTTTTACTACGGCGGACAGGTGGCCGTTAACAATATCTCGGACCTGCTCTGGGAAGCCTACGAAGTCGACTTTTTCTTTCAGTTCGATCCGTTTATTTCTGGTGTTGTCACCATCGGACTGATTTTCGGTGCCTACATGACCGAAACCTTTCGCGGTGCCTTTCTGGCGGTTGAAACCGGGCAGATTGAGGCCGCGCGCGCCTACGGGTTCACCCGCTGGCACACCTTCCGGCGCATCATCTTTCCGCAGATGCTTCGCCATGCCCTGCCAGGCCTCGGTAATAACTGGCAGGTGCTGCTAAAAACCACGGCGCTGGTGTCCATCATCGGCCTGACCGATATGGTTCGGGTGGCCGAGGAAGCGGCCAAGGCCGAACGCATGCCGTTCCACTTTTTCATTCCGGTGGCATTCGTGTATCTGGCGCTGACAGCCGGTTCCGAGCTGTTCATCAAATGGCTCAACAAGCGCGCCAATGTCGGCGTGGTTCAGGGGGGATAA
- a CDS encoding efflux RND transporter periplasmic adaptor subunit — protein MKPLLPSFAAVIAIAAAVSLSGCKASDVSAETSEPTVSVRVADVTGGQTEGMALRFSGIVRATQRATLTFQVSGTLKERAVELGQTVSAGDVLARVYNPALAPARDSARAKLDELKTQFEQAKREWDRSSRLHERGVVSEQSLEQLAARRDSLRASVATAQAALAEATQLLDESTLRAPFSGRVEALLVEQDEFVAAGQPVMRLSSPDGREVEVRVPAYLLEHVTLQQELPIWSVQDRSRPPQTGSVVEIAQAGAVRGELHPILASLPVDSLKPGAPVEVGITPVRMSATTVPLLSVVRTGEGTGVFRVRDGQARRVPVTVERIVGERVVVRAEELSPGDQVVYAGMTRLTDGDAVEVR, from the coding sequence ATGAAGCCACTTCTCCCATCATTCGCCGCTGTCATCGCCATTGCCGCCGCGGTGTCGTTGTCCGGTTGTAAAGCCAGTGATGTCTCTGCCGAAACTTCAGAGCCCACCGTCTCGGTGCGCGTTGCCGACGTGACCGGCGGTCAGACTGAGGGCATGGCGCTGCGTTTCTCCGGCATCGTGCGAGCGACCCAGCGGGCAACCTTGACGTTTCAGGTCAGCGGTACGTTGAAAGAACGTGCCGTAGAGCTGGGCCAAACCGTCAGCGCCGGTGACGTGCTGGCTCGGGTCTATAACCCGGCCCTGGCGCCGGCGCGGGATTCGGCGCGGGCCAAGCTGGATGAGTTGAAAACGCAGTTTGAGCAGGCCAAGCGGGAATGGGACCGGTCCAGCCGATTGCACGAGCGGGGCGTGGTATCGGAGCAAAGTCTGGAACAGCTTGCTGCTCGGCGGGATTCGCTGCGAGCCAGCGTGGCCACGGCTCAGGCGGCTTTGGCCGAGGCCACTCAGCTTTTGGATGAAAGCACTCTAAGAGCACCGTTCTCGGGCCGGGTTGAAGCTTTACTAGTGGAACAGGACGAATTTGTTGCCGCCGGCCAACCGGTAATGCGGCTGTCCTCTCCCGACGGTCGTGAGGTTGAAGTCCGGGTACCGGCTTACCTGCTGGAACACGTGACCCTGCAACAGGAACTGCCGATCTGGTCAGTGCAGGACCGCTCTCGTCCGCCCCAGACCGGCTCGGTGGTAGAGATTGCCCAGGCCGGTGCGGTCCGTGGTGAACTGCATCCGATTCTGGCGAGCCTGCCCGTCGATTCACTGAAGCCCGGTGCGCCGGTGGAAGTGGGCATCACACCAGTGCGGATGTCAGCGACTACCGTGCCTCTGTTGTCGGTGGTGCGCACAGGTGAGGGCACGGGCGTGTTCCGGGTGCGGGATGGCCAGGCCAGGCGCGTTCCGGTCACCGTCGAGCGTATCGTGGGCGAGCGTGTGGTGGTTCGTGCCGAGGAGCTGTCTCCCGGTGACCAGGTGGTCTACGCGGGCATGACCCGGCTCACCGATGGTGACGCCGTGGAGGTGCGGTAA
- a CDS encoding TRAP transporter small permease subunit, whose translation MSGLEGFGFVLPHWFYWGWLAVMPLIMMALDKWSSARGGETTAPEKTPAELQAESEDPLIYLNFEGNWFTNTIDWISEKSGVFVSFWTVNAVVFYFFEVVMRYLFNMPTIWVHEASFLLLGMQYLLAGSFALLHGAHVRVDVMYNLLPIRGRVGMDIFTSMFFFMFALILMVTSWTFFQNSYSMNETTVETWGIQYWPVKAMMLLGSVLLFLAGVSKLIKDIVLFVRLGRERTA comes from the coding sequence ATGTCGGGACTCGAAGGTTTCGGATTCGTATTGCCGCACTGGTTCTACTGGGGCTGGCTGGCGGTGATGCCGCTGATCATGATGGCCCTGGACAAATGGAGCAGTGCCCGAGGTGGCGAGACCACTGCACCGGAGAAAACACCGGCAGAACTCCAGGCGGAGTCTGAAGACCCCCTGATCTATCTGAATTTTGAGGGCAACTGGTTTACCAATACCATCGACTGGATCAGTGAGAAGTCTGGCGTATTTGTCTCGTTCTGGACCGTCAACGCGGTGGTTTTCTATTTCTTCGAAGTGGTCATGCGTTATCTGTTCAACATGCCGACGATCTGGGTGCACGAAGCCAGCTTTTTGCTGCTGGGCATGCAGTACCTGCTTGCGGGCTCTTTTGCTCTGCTGCACGGCGCACACGTGCGGGTGGATGTGATGTATAACCTCCTGCCAATTCGAGGCCGGGTGGGCATGGATATCTTTACTTCTATGTTCTTCTTTATGTTTGCGCTGATCCTGATGGTCACGTCCTGGACCTTTTTCCAGAACTCCTACTCGATGAACGAAACCACGGTGGAAACCTGGGGGATTCAGTACTGGCCGGTTAAGGCCATGATGCTACTGGGATCGGTTCTGCTGTTCCTTGCAGGAGTCTCGAAACTGATCAAGGACATCGTCCTGTTTGTTCGTCTTGGCCGGGAGCGCACAGCATGA